The DNA sequence CGGGATGGCGCGCGCGCGGGCGCGACAGGCCTCGGCGCAGGAGGGCGCATGCTGACGACGCTCCTGCAGGAGCTCGGCCGCGTGCCGTGGTGGACGCTGCTGCTGGTGCTCAACCTCATCGCCGGGCTGCTCGCGGCGTTCACCCAGGTGCCGGCGATGAACCACCGCCGCGCCGTCGTCCGGTGGAGCGGCTATGCGCTCGGGATGATCGTGTGCGCGATGGTGGGCATGTTCGTGCTGCTCGCCTACGGCGTGATGGTGCAGCTCGAGTCGATGGCGTTCCGCGCGACCGTGGGTGCGCCGCGGCGTAGGATCCATTGATGCGCGCACACGGCTGGAGGATCGCCGGGTTGCTCGTCGCCCTTGCGTGCGTGGTCGGGGTCGTGCACGTCGAGGGGCCACTGGCGCTCGTCGCCGCGATCGCCGCGGTCATCGCGGTTGCGCACGGCCAGGTCCTCGCGCAGGCCCTGCTCGACTCGCTCAATCCGCGGACGGACTCGGAAGCGAAGTATCTGCGCCGCGTGGGGCGCGACATCCTCGAACGGCAGCGTCAGCAGGCGGTGCAGGATGCGGCACGCGCGGAGCGCCGCGCATGACCGGGATCCCGCGCCCCATCGTCCAGACGGAGCGGGCGTGCGTGCTCTGCGGCACGGCGCTCGTGATCACCTTCGATGCGCTCAACCGCCCGCGGCATCGGTGCCCGACGTGCCATGGCACGGTGACGACGCCGATCGACGCGGGCACGGTCGAACGCGTCGCGACGCCGACGCCCGCGTTGGCGAAGTTGGCGCCGAGCCGACAGCAGCTGCAGCGGCTCGTGCTGACCGCGCTGCCGGTGTTCGCGCCCGGTGTGTCGCGACCCGCCGCGGCCGCACGGCATTGCGATCGCTGCGGCACGGCGCTGCCGCGGCAGCACGGACGGGGACGGCCGCGCGTGCGCTGCGCCGATCGGGACGCGTGCGCCGGGCGCACGCGGGGGGCGGCGTGACGGGGCGCGCTGCGGTGCGGATCCTCAACGGCGCGCAGGGCCGCGGTATCGCGCGCGCGCTGGCGGCGGTGACGGCGGGTGTCCTCGCGGACGCACCGCCGATCGCGGCCGACCAAGTCGCATCACCGACGTGCCGGCGGGCCCTGCGCCTACTCGTCTTGGAACGAAGCACCGCTGTTCCCTGTCGGAGCACGCAAGGCGTACGACTCGACCGTCGCTCGCGTGACGGACGAGGTCCGGACCGGGTCGGTTGGCAAGAGCATCAGCCTGCTCTTGCCGCTGCAGATCGAGGGCGTGGCGAATGAATACACGTTCAAGTTCTCGGTCGACTCAGTGTCGGTCCGCCGCGTTCCATAGTCGCGTGCGACACCGTCGCATTCCGCCGATGTTCCAATCCCGTCGATGATGCAGAATTTTCACGTAGCGGCCGACACTCTCCTCAGCTGGGGCGCGCTGATGCGCCCGACCAATCCGGCCGAGTTCTGGGAGATGGCCGGGGCCGTTCTCACGCTCGCGGTGCTGGTGGTCACGGGCTTCGGCCTCAAGGCTATCGCGGTGGCGAAGCAAGACATTCGCTCCGGGCGGAGCGTGAAACCAAGTCGCGCGCAATCGATCTGTGACGTGAGATGCGCGAAGTGCTCTTCCCGATGCACGGCGTGTGGCTTGCGCGGCTCCGCGTCGCGAACATCGAGCTCTTCATCAAGGACGCTACGCACGTCACGTTCGATGAGACGGAGTCGAAGTCGAAGTTGAAGGACGCGACCGCGTGGGTGGGCGCGTTGCCACCGGAACTGAAGCATGAGGCGACCGCCCTAATGAACACGCTTGAATGCTGGGCGATGTGCTTCACGCACGGCCTGGCGGACGCGAAGGTATCTGAGACGCCGTGCGCCCCCGCCTATTGCCAGATGGTCGTCTCGCTGTACCCCTGCACCCTGTATCACCGACACCTCAGCCCGACTATCGGCCCGTATCGCACCTCGTAAACTTGTTTGAGAGTTGGTACGCGCCGAAGACGCAGGCCACGCTCCTCGCCCAGCTCGAACGGGCCAAGAAGCTCGCAACGCTGCCGGACCCAATCGGAACGAAATAGCCGGCTGGCGCGCATAATCACCAGAGGTCGCTCGCCCTCTCCACAACGAGGTACCTATCAAGACGATCGGATTCTAAGGCGCCCTGCGCTGCCGACGGGCCCCGCCAATAGCGGGGCCCGTCGGCGTTTCTGGTCGTGCTGAGTAACGACTCCCCGCGCCGGCGGGCCAGATCTTCCTGCGCGCAACCACGGGTCGGCGACCCCAAGTCGTATAAGCTGTTGTAATACAACGACTTGAGGGTTTGGATAACCGACCAATGTTCATGCACTGGTTTGCGGCCCCCCCCAAGTGCGCGGAAACCTAAGTGCGAGGCTTCGTTGCCATGGCAACAGATTGATTGCAGCGGCGGAACCGCTCGGCAGCATGCTGGGGGACCCAGGCAGGAGAACGAGGATGCCGACGCCGGTCCCACCCCAGGAGTTGAAACACGAGACGGCGCCGGTGAGCGTCCGCCGGTTCCATTATCCGCTGACGTCGCGGCCGCGGGACGTCGCACTCTATTCGCTTGTGCGCGACGCCGTCGGCACGACCCGCCTACGCTGGGATGGCGTTCGGCCGCTCCACCGGATCCCGGCCGAGCATGCTGCGACGTTGCGAGGATGAGCACGGATGGAGGAAGTGATGAAGGCTGACTCGAAGGAGGACCTCCGCGCGCCGCGGCGCCCCGCCCTCGGCTACGCGTTCCTCGACAACAGCGCGCTGTGGCAGCTGCGGCGCGCGGAGATTCGTGACCGCCTCTGGGAGCGCCTCGAGTACCGCGGCATGACGTTGATGCTGACCGAACTCAACGTCCTGCAGGCCTTGGCCGCTGGCCCGGTGCGCGGTCGCGAGCTGTTGGAGATCCTCACCGGCGTCGCGCGGAGCCAGTGGGTCCTGCCTGCACCAGACGCATTCCTGCGCGACGCCATCACGCAGGTGACATCGGCGACGATCTCGCTGTCGGCTGAGCTGTTCGAGCTCCGGCGCGCAGACGCTATCGAAGACTTCGAAGCCGAAGCCCGGCGCGCCAAGGCGTGGACGGCGCGCGCCGACGCCGCCTACCGGGATCACCTGCGGCAACACCAGGCAAGCATCCGTCAGGGACTGAGAGCGCGGGGCGTGCGGCCGACGATCGACCTGCTCCCCGCCTTCAACGCGGACTGGCCATCGATGCGCAACTACGGCGAGCTGCGGCAGCACCTCTGGACGCTCCTCGGTTTCGCCGGCGATGCACCCGACGCGCTGGAGCAGCGCCTGCCGCCGCTGCGCATCGAGCTCGCGGCCCAGGGCGTCGGACTCTTCGAGCATGCAATTGCATACGACGCCGGCAAGCCGACCGAGCGCACCGACTTGCTGCAGCTGTGCTATCTCGGCATGTCGCAGTACGCGCTGCTCGTGACGAACGACCACGGCCAACAGCGCGCAGCGAATACGATCCTCCAGTTACCGGGCTTCGAAGGGATGGCGCTCTCGCTCGACCAGCTGCTCGCTCCCACCGGCGACAAGTTACCTAGGCCATCACAGCAAGGCGCCCAAGGTGCGCGTGATGGCGAGCTATAGCACTCCCGGCGCCCCCTACGACGCAGATACTGGTAGCGGCGCCCAGTCGCATTCGTCGAGTTGCAGCTCGAACTTGCGGACCTCGAGCGTCGGCCGTGCGGATGCGCCGACCACGTGGCCGACGCCGGCGATGGTTTCGCCGACGCTGATGAACTGCGGGTTCTCGCTCCAGTCAGTTGGCAGCTCGATGTCCGCGCAGGCACGGCGCGCAGAAAGGTCTACCACGGTAACGTAGGCGTGCATCGTTGCCTCAATCGCAACGCGCGTCGGATCGGAAATCCCTCCAGGCGGTGCGATCCACTCCTTGTGCACGAACGCTAGCCAACCGTTCCGTAGCACTTCGATGGAGATGAGCGCCGGCATCAGCGTCGAGCGCCCAGAGGTATTGGCCACGGGTCGCAGGGCCGCGTCGAGATCCACGGGGATGGCTCGGCGCGTACGACGAGGCACCACGAAAGAGAATTGCGGTGCAAGCGCCGAGTCAAACACGGAGACAACGTCACTCCACAGCACTGCGGTCACGACATGGGTCGCGGAGACGCCGACGACCGATCGAGGGAAGGACGCGATGCCGAGCTGGTGCCGAAGCAATGAATCCGGAAGCGGCAACGCGGGCCGTAGTGTGCGCGAGCCGGGCTCAAGAATGCCGACCGTGGTGAAGGAATCGGGGGATAGCGAGGCCACGATGAGCCTCGACCCGACCGGCCCCAGAGACGAGACAGACCCGAGGCCGTTCGCGTGCCAGAGGAACTGGCCGTCAGATTGCCGGAACACCGAAACGCGCCGGTTCGTCAGGTCCGTGACCACGAGCGAGTCACGGCCCCACACGCTCATTGCAGTTGGCCCGCGGAACTCGCCGGGACCGTCGCCGCTGCGCCCGAACACGCGAAGGAGCGCGCCGTCAGATGCGAACTCCAGCACGCGACGCTGCACTTGGTCGGTAACAAACGTCCGCCCATCCGGTGCCATATACGCTCGTGAGACTCGAGCAACGTAGATCGTGTCGGACTCAAGCAGCGTGTCCACCGCGGCGACCCGCGCAACCGGCCGCGCAGTTTCGGGGTCAACGTCTGTCTGGCTACAGGCCGCTGCTGACAGGACGGCCAGCAGACATTGCGTCGCGGCTCGCAAGGGAATCCACACAGCGGAAGCGGACATTCTCATAGGCTCGCTTGATGAGGGAGTACGTGCTGATAGGGTCTGCGGCTGAGTCCGATGCTGCAATGACCCCGTTCTCGTAGAGCAGCAGCCGCACGCCGCTCGGCGTCTCGCGCGGCCATGGGCGCGGAAGCACGCCGTCGATTGGCAGGCGCATAGGAGCCGCCGCGCGTTCCTCGCGGACGGACGGCAACCGTCTCCATCGGAATGCCATAGCTGCCGGGGCGCAAGCGCGGAGTTCATCGAACTGCGGCGGCGGTGCCCCGCAACCGAAGCACGTGCCCGGTTCAAGGACAACAACAACCAGCGACGGCGGCGCCGGTTCAGGCAAGTGGAGATCGGCGAACGCGGGGAGGTCCGACCCTTTGCTGCATCCGGCAACGAGAACGACGGCGCAGGTACAGCCAAGCGGACCGAGTGCGCGGAGTAGCCGCGTGACCTGAGTCGGGAACAAGGACAACACTTGCATATAACGGATAAGGGGCGCCGTTTGCGACGAGGGTCTTAGGCGACCCTCGTCGCGGCACGGCCTACATCTGGATGATGATGGGTGAGTTGATGACGCAGTTGCAGACGTTCAGAATGCAACCCTCACAAAAGTCGCCCGGAATCACCTGCAGGGCGTTCGGAGGCGGCAACGGGATCTGCGCCTCTGCCTTGCTCGCCGGCGCTGGCAAGAACAGGCTGACTGCGAACAGCATGTAGAGCGACTTCTTCATGTAACCCTCCTGAGAAGATGAAACTCTCGTCGGCGCGAGCGAATCTCCGCCGACGCGACACGATTGGACGCGGAACCGCACCTGTCAAATCGTGCTAGGTCAATACCGCAGACAACCGTCATCGGAGCGTCACCGGGCGGCCTAGGTGTCGGTTCTAAGGACGTTGTTCACGCTGCATGAGGAAGTGGAGCAGCGGGGGGACGCGGCCGAGCGACCGGTGCGGCCGTTCGACGTTGTAGCAATCTAGGAAGTCGGGTAGCGCCGCGTTGCGGTGGCGGGAGCTGCGGTAGGGCTTCTTGTAGGCCCAGCGGCGGAGCGCGGTCTGGATGAAGCGCTCCGCCTTGCCGTTCGTCTGCGGGCGGTAGGGCTTGGTGCGCAGGTGCCGGATCCCGTGCGCGGCGAGCATCGCCTGCACAGCGTGGCTGGTGTAGGCCTTCGCGTTGTCGGTCATCACGCCGTGGACCGGTATGCCCAACTGTGCAAACCAGCGGTGCGCCGCGTCGAGGAAGCGCGCGCACGCCGCCGCGTCCTGCGTCGGCAGCAGCGCCGCGTACGCGAGGCGCGTCGCGTCGTCGACCGCGACGTGCAGGTGGTCCTGGCCGAGCCCCCGACGGCGGCCGACCTTCGAGCGGTTGCCGTGCGCGCGGTGGCCCGCCGCGACGAAGCGGTCGAGCGCCTTCGTGTCGACGTGCAGGAGCTCGCCCGGCGTCTCGCGCTCGTAGCGCGGCCCGCCGGTTGCGCCGGGCCCCTTCAGCCGGCCTTGGCCCGCGCGCGTCAGGATCCGGCCGACCGTCGAGACCGCGAGCCCGAGTCGCTCCGCGATCTCGGGACCCGTCAGGCGCTTCGCCCGGAGCCGGAGGATTCGCTCGATCTGCGCGGGCTGCGTCGCGCGCGGCGAGCGCCGCGGCCGCGACGAGCGATCGGCCAGCGCAGCCCAGCCGCCGGCCGCGAAGCGCCGCAGCCACTTGTACGCCGTGCTCGTGCTGATGTGGAGGGCGGCGGCGACGGCGCGCACCGGTTCGCCGTCGAGGACCACCCGGCGAACGAGCTCGGCTCGCCCCCAGGCGGTCAATCGCGCATTGTTGTGGATGTTCACTGAGGCCTCTGGCTGAAGGTTGGGTGGCTCGCACCTCCAGCTTCCTCAGTTATGCCTCAGTGAACAACCTCCTTAGAACCGACACCTAGGCCACTCGCTTGCGCGCGTGCGTGGGTAGCCGCATTGTGGTGCGACGGATTACCCGAGGCTAAGCAATGCTTCTCGCGTTTCCTCGCACGCTCGGCGTCGCCCTACTCCTTGGCCTCTCCGTCGTCGCCGCGCGCGACTTAGAGGCCCAGCGCCGCTGCGTGAAGGGCAAGCCCTGCGGCAACACGTGCATCGCGCAGAACAGGACCTGCAGGGTCGGGACGCCCCCGGCGAACCCGACGCCACCGTCGACCTCACGTCCTGCGCCGGCGGCACCGCCGGCGAGCACTGAGGGCGAGGCCAGGGCGTCGGTGCCAGCGACGAGTGGCCCGTGGGTCGCCTCGCGGCGCGGCTCCACCTACTACCGGAATGGCTGCAGCGGCGGGAACTCACTCGCCGCCCAGAACCGGATCTACTTCAGGACCGAGGAGGAAGCCCAGGCCGCGGGCTACCGACGGTCCTCACAGCGAGGGTGCTGATGGCGATGGTCCGCTACATCGATCGAGACGGGGACTCGGGGATTCTCGCCTACGAGCTCGGGCCCCACTGGATCCACGTGCAGTTCAAGGATGGCTCCGTGTACGAGTACACGGACGTCAGCGCCGGCGTGGCGCAGCTGGCGACGATGAAGCGACTGGCCCAGAGCGGCGATGGGCTCAATCGCTTCATCAACCTGTACGTGAAGAAGGGCTACTCGCGGAAGGTGCGGTGACAGATTCGACCGCAGTTGCGCTCCAGCGCCTTGGAGACTCGCTGCAGATCGTGCTGTTAGAACGCAGCGTGTTATCAGCTGGCTTGTCAGCGAGTTGGACGGGTGTCGTCGTCGGCCTTCTGGGCGTGCTCTTTGCGGTACTCGCGATTATCACCGCCTTTGCGTTGTATCGACAGACCAAGGACTTCCACGCTCGTGCCGAGGCGATGGTCGCTGAGTACCGGAATATGGTCGAGCAGGCGTCGGAGGATGCGCGGCTTTCGGTTGCCACCGCGCTCGACAGCCTCAAGGCGGAGGCGGCAACGGTCACGAAGCGACTCGAAGAGACCAGCAGCAGCCAAGCTGCACAGCGGACAGAGCTCGAAGACCGACAGCGGCAGATTGAGCAACGGCGTAAGCAACTCGAGGAGCGTGAGGCAGCTCTCGACGCTGCCAGTAGAGCGCGAGCAATCGAGTTCAACGTTCAGGTGCCGTGGCACGTGAGCAACGCCCGTTCGGCGGCCGCGCTGTCGCAGAAAAGGAACTGGCTGAGCGTCGTTCCTCGAGTCTGTCCCAACTGCGGATGGGTTGAGCAGGGTGCTGGCAATCACCCGGTTTCAGTCAAACCAAAGAATTCATGTCCAGACTGCGGCTACGAGTTCTCGAGGCCTGTGCTTTGACAAACCCGGAACAGCCTTTAACCAAACAAATGCCGAAGGCACAACTCATAGCAAATTCACGACTTAGACTTACGAATATCTCTTGGCGATAGTTGTGTAGTTGATTTTTTACCGCACGTGCGGTAAAATTATGCCCACACGAGTTCACTTCCGGGCATGCGACGCATGAGAGGATGAGATGCAGGAGATCGCACAACTTTATCGCGAAGAAGACGCAGACGAACAGTTGCTCCGGATCTTTGGGGTTGACTCCCAGCCGTTCCTAAACGCAGTCGCAAGCGGCTGGCTGCAATGGGCGAACCGATCTGAGTTCGACGCCCCATCGTTCCCCGGGTCCCTATTGTGGGGCCACACGGTGCGTGCTGAACGCACTCAACTCTCCGAGCGCCGCTGGACCTGCGACTCCACGGACAACTTTCCGACCTGCATAACTCCAGACGGGAAGATGGCGATTGTTGTCGAGACTGGAGACGAGGAGACGGGAAAGGTGGTGCCTGGGCGCCGGCCTCGCACGAAGAGCCAGAAAGGCCCACGTACGATGCAGATGGTGAGAGACAACTCTCAACTGCTTCAAGGCGATCTCTTCAGCGCATTCGCGATGCGCCCGCGCTTGGTGGGTGAAGGACCGCTCCTTTGGGTCCATCTCATCCACCAGCACGGCGGCTTCGTCTACCACGAGATTTCGCTTCCCACGGTGGCCGACTCCGACAGTCGAATCACCGGCTGGAAGTGTCGGATCATCCTGCCTACGTACCGTAGCGGCAGCGCTCTCTCGAAGCTGACGGCACCGACGCCTGCTCCCGACATCCAGGTTCAGGTAAAGCGCCGTGCAGGTTGAGAGTCGGGCGTTCGAACCAGCACGCCTGCTGCTTGCAAGGCGCCGGAGAGGCCTCAAGCGCAGCCAGCTCGCAGTATTGGCGGGCCTAAAGCCCCGAACGTTGGCTGCATACGAACTGAGTGAGCGCGAGCCGTCTGACGATGCTCTTGCTCGCCTTCAGAACGCTCTCGGATTTCCGAGAGAGTTCTTCTTCCGAGGCGCGATTCCTCAGCTCCGCGAAGATGGTGTGGCATTCCGCGCCCTATCCAAGATGACTGCGCCCCAGAGAGAGAAGGCGCTCGCCGCAGGCGAGCTAGCGTCGGAACTGCTCGAGTGGGCGAAGTCGAGATTTGACCTACCTGCTCCTAACGTTCCCGACTTGCGCCTTGAGAAGGATCCAGAGACGGCTGCGCTCGCCTTGAGGGCTGCTTGGGGTATGGGAGACAGACCGATCCCGAATCTCATCAAGCTGCTAGAGGCGCATGGCGTGCGCGTGTTCTCGCTGGTAGAGCATGACCGCGCCCTCGACGGATTCTCATTCTGGCGCGCCGGCGAGCCGTTCATTTTCCTGAACACGCTCAAGTCCGCGGAGAGGTGTCGATTCGACGCGGCCCACGAACTCGGCCATCTAGTGCTGCATCGCCACGGCGGCGGCGTCGGACCGAACGCGGAGCGCGAGGCGATGGAGTTTGCGTCGTCTTTTCTCATGCCAAGCTCGAGCGTACGTTCTCACGTAACCGGACCCGTCTCCATCACAGAGCTTCTGCAGGTGAAGCAGTGGTGGGGAGTTTCGCTCGCTGCTCTCGTGAAGCGCCTCCACGACGTCAAGATCATTAACAACTGGGTCTATCGGGAAACGTTTATGCAGCTCCAAGGCCTCGGATATCGGGACAACGAGCCGAATGGCATTGTTCGTGAGCACTCGCTGATCTGGCCTCAGATATTCGATGAGATGCGAAAGGAAGGCAGCACACGCGCTGACGTCGCCCGACTGCTTGGATGGCCGGTTGAAGAGCTGCAGTCTCTCGTGTTTCAGCTCGTGATCTCGGGACTGTCCGGGGGCAACGCTACTGCGCCGCAGAATTCAAACAGCGACGCGCGATCGGCGCTGAGCATCCTTCACTGACGAGGATTCTCAACTGCAGGCCGTTGCTCCTGCGACCATTCCCAAGACGGCAACTGCGGCCGCCCCCGCGGGTCCCGCCGCAACCGCTCCGGCGGCCGCGCCTCTGGCGACGGGACCCGCGTAGCACACGCCGGTGAGCGCGACGCGCCACCAGCATCGGCGCCCGCGCGCGAGCTGCGTGTCCTGCACGTCGACGAGCGCGCGCGCCGTGCCGAGGACCACCGGCGCGTAGGTCACCGTGAGATCGAGCCCGCGGATCCGCGCCGCCGCCGTCTGCCGCTCGATCGCCGCGAGCCGGAGCTGCTCCTCCGCGCGCCGCGCGAGCTCCTCGAGCGCGACTGCCATCGCCAGGCTGTCCCGCCGCACCGCCGCCCGTGCCTCCGCGATCGCGCGGCGCAGCTTCCGCGGCCGCACGCCGCATCGAGTCGAGCCGGGCATCCTTCTCCGCGAGCTCAACGCGCAGCGAGTCGTTCAGGACCTGCAGCCGGGCCCGGTCGTCCGGATCCGTCGCGCGCACGATCCAGCGCGCGCCGGCGATAACCGAAACGATAACAAGCGCGGAGGCCGCGACCTGGAGCAGCGGGCCGACCCACGTCCGCCAGCTCATGCGGCCACCTGCGTTCCCGGCGCGATGTCCGCGCCGTACCGTGCCCAGACGGCCGCGAGGTCTCCGCGCGCGTAGTCCGTGCGGTCCGCCACCCGCGGCGCGATCGAACAGCGCGCCCACTGGTAGTGCGGCACGTCCGGCAGCGTCGGCCAGTCGCCACCCCAGGCGAGGCCGTGGGGCGTGACGATCGCCGCGACATCCTGCCACCACTGCTCGGGCGCCCCCCAATGTAGCTTTGGGTGGATGAAGTCCACGGCGAGGCCGTAGCCGTGCCAGCTGCGCAAGGCGCTCGAGGCCTTCGTGACGATGCGTTCGGGCGGGCGCACCTCGCGGCCCTGCGCGTACAACCATTCCTGGCGCGCGCGCGAGCGGGAGGTCTCGAAGCGCAAAACCAGCAACCCGGACTCGCGGCACGCGGCTTCCGCGGCCACGATCGCGGCTGCCATGGCCGGCGCGAGCCGCGTCAGCGAGCGGTCGGCTGGAATCGGCCGCCAGACGCGCGGCGCCGCGACCGCGGCACGTGCGGCAGCTGGCGCGGTCATCCGTCGTCGCTCCGGTCCACGAGCGTCTCGCGGTCCGCCGGCGTGTCCGGGATCGCCGGCGCGCGGATCCCCTTCACCGCGGTGCCGATGTGCGGGGCGAGCAGCTTCGCGGATCCACGACCTCCGCCATTGCGCGGGGCAGTGGGCCAGCGATGCGGGCGAGAGCGACCGGGCGATCGGCCAGCTGCTGCGGCACAGCGACCCGCGCATGACCGCGCGCTACACGAAGCAGAAGGATGCCCACGCGGCGAGCGCCGCGGTGGGGCGTGTACTCCAGCAAGCGAGGGGGGCGTGATGCGACCACGAGCAACACCACTGGGGACCCCGGGGACTACGCCGGGGACGAATCCGGGGACGATGCTGCAGGGTTCGGCGTCGATTCGGGGCGATGCGGCATTGACCATCGCCGGACTCGGCGTGATGCCGCATGGAGTTACGGCATCGGTGCGCGGTGGCGTGGCTGGCGCTGCAGAGTCTCAAGACCGCTGCAATAGCCATTCTGCCAACCCTCCGGGGGGCGCCGGAAGATACTGCCGCCAACCGTTACAGCGGAACCGAACGGGAATCCGTAGCATAGGTCTCAAACAGCTTCCAACCACCGCACGGGTCCCCATGGACACCCAACCGCCGCCTCGCACCTCCCAGCCGACCCTGGACGCCATCCGGGCCACCGGCGGCGACGAGTTGGTGCGCGAGCTCTACGGCACGTTCAGCGACTTCGCGGCGGCGCAGGTCGCGTGGCTGGATCGCCTCGCCGCCGCAGACGCCTTCGACGGACTGCATGAGGGTGCCCGCGTGCTGCGCATCAGCGCGCGGCAGGTCGGCGTGCTCGAAGCCGTCGAAGCCTGCGAGCGCTTGGAAGCCGCGGCGCTGGCGCAGGACCGCGGCCGCGTCAGCGCCTCACTCGACGCCCTGCACGACGAGTTGGCCGCGGCGCGTCCCTGGGTGGACGCGCTCGCGGCCGGCTGAGCCCTTACGGGTTCCGCGGCGCGGTCGGCGGGAGCGGGATCGCCTGCTGGGCATCGTTGCCCGGACGCGGCGTGTCAGGCCCCGGCAGGCTCGCCAGCAACTCGCGGAAGCCCATCGTCTCGGCGACCGCGCGCACGCTGCGGAAGATCGAATCCGCCGCGACGACGTTGCCGCTGCGCTGCAGCGCCTCACCCGTGATGATGCCGGTGTTTACGACGAGGCCTGGAATGCCGATCGACGGCATGTCGGTCCACGGCGTGCGGTTGGCCAGTGAGGCCGGCGCCTTGAACTCGCGCCACAACGCGACCGAGCGCTGGACGTCCACCCAGCCTTCGCCCGGGACCTGCACGAAGCCGTCCGTCGGCTGGATGCGACGCGGCCGCAGCTTGCGCGTGTGGCCCTGCATGACGACGTAGTCGCCCAAGCCCAGCTGCTGCGGCAGGTTGCCCGCCGTGCGGCTGAAGTGGATCGCGCGCGTGTCGTTGTCGAGGATCATGCGCAGCACGAGGATGTCCGCGCGCTGCAGCACCTGCGGCTGGATGTCGGCGACGATCTCGCCCTTCTGGAAGCGCTGCGGGGTGCGGATCTCTTGGTACAGCGGCAGGCCATCCGCCTCCTGGTACGTCATCTTGAGCGCAGGACCGTCAGGCTTCGTCCACTGCTGGCCGCGGAAGGCCTCCGGGCCCGACTCGGCGTCGTAGTCGAACACCTCGCGCCGGATCATCTGGCGCGTATACCACTCCGTGTTGAGCAGCGACGTGTTGGCCACCGTCACATCCTTGCGGATGCCGAGCACTTCCTGCGCGTACCAGAGCGGGAACGTGTCGTTGTCGCCGACCGTCACGAGGATGCCGTAGGGCTCCACCGAGTTCAGCATGTCGATCGCGACGTCGGCGGTGTCCGTCTGGCCG is a window from the Pseudogemmatithrix spongiicola genome containing:
- a CDS encoding XRE family transcriptional regulator, which translates into the protein MQVESRAFEPARLLLARRRRGLKRSQLAVLAGLKPRTLAAYELSEREPSDDALARLQNALGFPREFFFRGAIPQLREDGVAFRALSKMTAPQREKALAAGELASELLEWAKSRFDLPAPNVPDLRLEKDPETAALALRAAWGMGDRPIPNLIKLLEAHGVRVFSLVEHDRALDGFSFWRAGEPFIFLNTLKSAERCRFDAAHELGHLVLHRHGGGVGPNAEREAMEFASSFLMPSSSVRSHVTGPVSITELLQVKQWWGVSLAALVKRLHDVKIINNWVYRETFMQLQGLGYRDNEPNGIVREHSLIWPQIFDEMRKEGSTRADVARLLGWPVEELQSLVFQLVISGLSGGNATAPQNSNSDARSALSILH
- a CDS encoding M15 family metallopeptidase; amino-acid sequence: MTAPAAARAAVAAPRVWRPIPADRSLTRLAPAMAAAIVAAEAACRESGLLVLRFETSRSRARQEWLYAQGREVRPPERIVTKASSALRSWHGYGLAVDFIHPKLHWGAPEQWWQDVAAIVTPHGLAWGGDWPTLPDVPHYQWARCSIAPRVADRTDYARGDLAAVWARYGADIAPGTQVAA
- a CDS encoding Hpt domain-containing protein, whose translation is MDTQPPPRTSQPTLDAIRATGGDELVRELYGTFSDFAAAQVAWLDRLAAADAFDGLHEGARVLRISARQVGVLEAVEACERLEAAALAQDRGRVSASLDALHDELAAARPWVDALAAG
- a CDS encoding IS481 family transposase, which encodes MNIHNNARLTAWGRAELVRRVVLDGEPVRAVAAALHISTSTAYKWLRRFAAGGWAALADRSSRPRRSPRATQPAQIERILRLRAKRLTGPEIAERLGLAVSTVGRILTRAGQGRLKGPGATGGPRYERETPGELLHVDTKALDRFVAAGHRAHGNRSKVGRRRGLGQDHLHVAVDDATRLAYAALLPTQDAAACARFLDAAHRWFAQLGIPVHGVMTDNAKAYTSHAVQAMLAAHGIRHLRTKPYRPQTNGKAERFIQTALRRWAYKKPYRSSRHRNAALPDFLDCYNVERPHRSLGRVPPLLHFLMQREQRP